The genomic interval TTATCCCGGATATCTCGTGCCCTTCGCTTGCGCTCAAAGTACCTCTGAAACCTTATATTTTCCGTTAACTCCGTGGATGCCCTGAGCTTTGTGCTATGTAAATGAGTTAGGACAAGGTGATTAGGAAATCCCACCTGCGTTCCAATAATTTCGGTTTCATCTTTTTTGCCGTAATATTACTCCTTGCATTTATTTAGCCTAATCATTAGCCTACATGTAATTCGGCACGTTATATCAACAATATCCCGCGTGCTGCTATTTTATGTGTAGTATAGGTTTTTAGCTTTTTCATAGCTTTTAAGTTATCCGTCGTTTTTTTCCCACTCGAGCTTCAGAGTAGTTCAACTATGTTATATTAATAACGGCATTTGAAATAGCCCTCAAGGTTAAGTACATGGAATTTTCAACTTTAACCATAAATCGGGTATAGCCTACCTCTGATCAGGAAAGAACGcaactaattaaaaaaaacagttattttaGCAAAAGTTTAAATTAACTGTTGTGGTTTAATCATTAAAAAACGTACAATATAAACTATCTTTGTAAGTTATATGCGTAAATATTCGAAagatatattttatttcatgttttaacgatttgtttatttatttagatgaAATCAAAAGCAGCCAATTGAAACGGCCGGAAGGGGGCCCGTGGGCTCCGAACTGCCAATCGCGCCGCGGGTAGCCAATGAACTGTAGTCTTGCATACGACTTCCTTTTATTTGGGGGGAAGATGTAGACGGTGTGCGCACGCTTGGCATAGCGTAAACACTCATGTGTCTCCGAGCTCGGAGGGAGGGACGAAGAGAGAgctgtcagagagagagagagagaaagagagagagaggggggtgaGAGAGCGAGCCAGCAAATGAGAGGGACCCTGCAACCGACTACAGCACATTGTACTGCCGGATTGCACTTCGAGTTCCCGTTAGTGCTTTTGCATGTTGAAATATAAACACGATGTTTTTTTGCGTGTAGACGTGTATAAAGAATACaactaaatgaaaaacaatcacGGGGGGATCTCGGCGTCTCCGTCAGAAAAAAACGCAAGGATCAGTCTCTGATGGTTTCCTACTTAAGAAGAGGGAATTTTAAAACGTCTGGTTTTTCAAAGGAAACTGGAGAAATCTCCTGCAGTACTTTAAGTTTGAATGGACAAACTTTTTTAACGTAACTTTTTTACTTTTCAATTACAACAACAAAAACTTTCCTGAAGGACTTTGCAGAGTTTTGAAGGGCTTTTATGTGCTGACTGGATTTCCCATTTTACAGTTTGTTAtgccatatatattttttttctttttgcgttataaatacataaatattgtCAATGTATAAATAACGGATCCTGCGGATTAACAGGAACTTTGCTTGTCTTCTTTTTGTCTTTTGATTGAGTCAATGGTGTACAGCAAGACTACCTAGACTTTTAAACCTTGAATAATTCATGGAATTGAATTTgcgtgattaaaaaaaaaaaaaaaaaaggttagaTAAAAAGAAGGAGGCATATTCGACAGACACAGTCATAAGGGTTAAAGGGATGGCCACTGCGGCTTCCAATCCCTATCTCCCCGGCAATAGCATCCTGTCATCCGGCTCCATCGTGCATTCAGACTCTGGAGCCAGTGGCATGCAGCCTGGCAGTGCTGCAGTTACATCGGTGTCTGGCGGCTACAGAGGAGATCCCACGGTAAAGATGGTACAGAGCGACTTCATGCAGGGAGCCATGGCGACGAGCAACGGGGGTCATATGTTGAGCCATGCTCACCAGTGGGTTACCTCCCTGCCTCACGCCGCGGCCGCTGCGGCTGCAGCCGCAGTGGCAGCGGCAGAAGCGGGATCGCCTTGGTCGTCCAGCCCCGTTGGGATGACAGGCAGCCCCCAGCAGCAAGACGTCAAAAACAATTCAGGTAGAGACGATCTACATACTGGTACAACGTTGCATCACCGGCCCCCACATCTGGGTCCTCACCAGTCTCACCCGGGGGCTTGGGGTGGAACCACCGCGGCTCACATACCTTCGATAGCCGCTGGACAGCAGCAGCAGTCGCTAATTTACTCCCAGCCAGGAGGATTTACGGTGAACGGGATGTTGAACCCGCCCGGTAGCCAGAGTTTGGTGCACCCCGGTTTGGTTCGCGGAGACACCCCTGAGCTTGATCACGgaaaccaccaccaccaccatcaccaccagcatcagcaccaccagcagcagcaccacGGCGCGACGAACAGCCACGAGCCGCACTCAGACGAGGACACGCCGACATCGGACGACCTGGAACAGTTCGCCAAGCAGTTCAAGCAACGCCGGATCAAACTGGGCTTCACGCAAGCTGACGTCGGCTTAGCTTTAGGCACCCTCTACGGGAATGTCTTTTCGCAGACCACAATATGTCGGTTCGAGGCACTCCAGCTAAGCTTCAAAAACATGTGCAAGTTGAAACCGTTGTTAAACAAATGGCTGGAAGAAGCAGACTCGTCCACCGGGAGCCCCACCAGCATCGACAAGATCGCAGCGCAGGGAAGGAAACGGAAGAAGCGTACCTCTATAGAAGTCAGCGTAAAAGGCGCTTTGGAGAGTCACTTCTTGAAATGTCCTAAGCCATCGGCACAAGAGATTACATCTCTAGCGGACAGCTTGCAGCTGGAGAAAGAAGTAGTAAGAGTCTGGTTTTGCAATCggagacagaaagaaaaaagaatgacGCCCCCGGGAGTGCCACAGACGCCGGAGGATGTGTACTCTCAGGTCGGCAATGTGAGTGCAGATACACCGCCCCCATCCATGGACTGCAAACGAATGTTCAGTGAGACATAGAACAGCACACGCCTAAATGTTTTGTATATGATTAACCTGATACAGACTATCGACAGGATAGCGACATTTTGATACTGTGATTGTGAGGGAAATTGAATACGACTGCagatatgttttatatttttaaccgAAAAAATGGTACCCTACCCCCAACCGTACTTCAAAACGCAGCGATAACCTGCACCAGACCTTCAAATGTCTTAACCTAAAAGGTTCTGTTTGCTCTTTTTTTCAGGGACATTTTTTAGTAGATTACTTAAAAGATGCAAGTTTAACTGGGCCGAGTGAAACAAGCGACCAGAGGGTGACAACTACAAGTTCGTTCCATCAGGTAATTTTGGCGCACTGAGAACATCAACGtggaaacaaaaccaaaatataaGAAGTTAAAAACCCTTCCCGTCTATTTTCTTTCCTGTCTGAACTGAAATGACAGCAGAACCGAACGCGCATTCGAGAAAAAACACTCATTTTTGAAAGCTAACGAAGGAAGAGAATGACGAGGCACCGTGACGACGGGATCCGCGGACCTTCGACCGTACGTTGCATAAAGGAGAGGATTGTTTAATAATAGAGCTAAAACGGATTGGAGGATTTGCCCTTTTCCTGTCACCATCTTATAAATAGGAAAAAATGACATAAATACTGTTCGCCCCTCTGATCTTAAAGATCCAATTCTTTGAAATTTGCATTTTGGACCGACTCACGTAAACATTTTGTTTATGAATAAAATGTTACAtaagtaaatatttaaaaagactTGTCTTCAGCTGCACTTACGTCACATTCTTCTCTCCGAAAATCTGTTGCCAAGTGTGACTGAATGGGATCCCTGGATGAAACTTACCGCGCTGCCATTTCATAGCAGCGTCGTTTGGTAggtttgtaataataataataataaaaaagactcTGCAAAGCTGGCAATATATATTCATTGGATCAGTTACTGATCGGAAtgatttactttatttttttttcgttcaaatgattgttttattattttatttggaaTAACTATGGACTCTTGCAAACGATAATTTATTTTTCCCCGTACAGATGTAGGTTGGTTTCCCCCTTGTTGTCACTGTTgtcttatttttattatcatttgaAAGGAGCACAAATCAGCATAAATTTTCATGGACAGTTGTTAGTTAATAAGGGTATATTTTGATGTGATTATTTGATTGTAATTTAATTTCGATTATGTTTCCGTAAAAGCTCATTGAGAACAATAAATTTGTTAGAAAGAAATGCCATGACTACTTGTGTTGCATGTGATAACACTGATTTATATATGGAATATTGATTTGCGTGATTTATTATAGACTTTCTTTTCAGTGATACCGAGAATGAGAGCTTGTTGATCGTGTTAAGCGGTTCCATTTTGTGTGATACGGGATTcattacagtttttatttttttcggAAAGGCTTTTTTTAAGAAAAGAAGTACAGAACCCGCAAAGAGCAAGTGCCAGATCATTAGTAATTTCGCTGACGTTACGCTTGATgagtaaaaataattattttcactgCCAGTAAATATTCCGTGTCGAATTCAATTTATGTGTTAAGTGTCTATAACCTAAGTGATATATAGCAACAAAAATTGTCATTGTTAGTAATCTAAGCCAGTAGCGGTGAGGCCTAGTGATTTTTATCTGAAAGCCACAAATGGGTATTTGCAATGCTGATTCTTGGCCTATATCGACGTGTCTTTTCCTCGAGGCCGATTATTGGTCCACGAGCggttaattatttttaattatgtaaatatatatcgCAGGTTTTAGTCTCTTTATGaccattttaattgttttgtcTAATAGCACATTTGTGCTTGTCAGTACATTGCTATCCTTGACAATCAGTACATATAACGTAAGGTAACACCAAGTAATCAAATAACACGCTGAAGCCGGCACAACTATAATAATAATCGTGGAGAAATATAATCGGCTACACTTaatgttgcttttgaaaaaacaaaaaaatgtcacGTGTTTAATTTGGCGATTGCTTGTATATAAATTGTAGCGTCTAAGTAAAGGTATTCTGCACAAACATGAGTGTAAACACGGGCAACAGTAGGCTATAATGTTACTGAGGTTCCGTGTAATCAACAGATATTAAAGTTACTGTAGGCACGCTTATCTTTTTCTCCCGTTAAAAAACAGATTGAAACTTTAAAATACCGTCGTACAATTACTGTTTCTTTATAAACCGGTTGTCGGACATCTTAACTATATgctcatttcttttttatttcaaaacatattttctatatttaaaTTCTAAAATCTAATGTATTTATAAAGTAGGATGAAGTCCGGAGTGATTCTACGCCCTGCCGTTGTTACAGTATTCTCTTTGTAAATGTATGTACGGTGTGATACAGTCCAGTCGAAGATACATGCAATAATAGTGACTGTCTGGCTATTTTATGGCATATCCGACCTTGGCAGAGATGAAACACAGCGTttaatgtttgtaattatatctttagGCGAGGATGCAGCGATAAATGTGACGTCACTGGAAGGTTTGAATGAAACCTCTAAACTGTGGGGTTAAATAATCGACAAGACAGAAAAAAGACAGGGACGATGTAAATAATTTAGATATTTACTTCTTAAGCTGAAAATACTGTAATTAGGCCTATACAAAATAATGATGTTGATCCTTTTAATATTCTAAATCTTAGTGTAAAATATGGTTTTGTTTATATATGCGTGTATACAAGTAGtgtaaaaaattattttgatttttcatgtgtatgtatgtgtgtgtgtgtgagtgagtgtatatatatgtatatatatatatatatatatatatatatatatatatatatatatgcgtctGTACCTTTAGTCGGTGAATAAGCAATGGTTTTGAAACATTTTTCTCGTATCATTGATACACTTTCTACAACTTTCTCGTGTGACTCTTCAGTAAATCGCTCAGTTCTTCCCTCAAAGATTTGAATTTCGCGGATGATTTACCATACAGTGGTTGCTTAGCAACTGAATTCAACCAGTAATATAAGAATAGACATCCCCTTTCTGTGTTGTCATTAATAAAACACAAGCGACACACAAATGAAAGACGCAGTATCGCCATTGAAAGAAATCCTTGCTTTTTTAGTTCATTAAGCGAAAATGGAGACTAACCCTAACATAAAACAATAACTAAAGTTTGGGCCTAAATATTTAACCAGTGATTTACTACAAATGAGGGCAAAAgtcaaatgtttttctttgggaAACTTAACTTAATGGTTACAAAGTTACTGCAAGTTTGTAATTTGtatgatgattttttttgtggttgATAATGTGGAACACAATTTAACGTACAAGGCggttttttaattttcatatctgagattttaaaaaaattctgtgATCACATACAGGCCTATATACTGTTTTTCTCGGCGGTATAAAATTCCGTAAGTTATGTATAACTTTTCAGGACTGCGCAGATAAAAAGTGTCGGCAGCATGTGATGTCAAGCCTGTTATAACAACTCCTATTTGTGGCAATCACGTGCAGAACTCACTTCCTCCATCTACAGCAAAATGTAAGATAATGTAAATGCTTTTACACATAGTACGAAAACACGGGAATGATAAATGCAGCCTCAGCTCCTAATTTTATTAACTATAAATGAAGAGTAGCATTAAACAATGAATAATAACGGGAACAACATCATaatcatcaacaacaacaacaaaaacaataataatgttttgTTAAAATTATATGTAATAACTCGACCATTTATTCATTATATATGTCCAAGgccaaaatatataatatttaggCTACTTATTGGTTCGCAAAATCACAGATCACAAGTCAGAGAAATATTGGCTGTTTCTTATGGGTGAGGTtacaatgtatttttatttcgtTACTCTACAATTTAAGTgtaattgttattgttattgttattacatAGCGCTTTGACGTTCAATTTTAATGGACGTTATTTATCGTGTCATTGCATAATGATATGAAGGAATCATAACAAGCTTTGGAATGGATTGTTACACCGCAACACGATAAGCGTCTTATGTTGCAGCGTGGAATTTCCGCTTTCTCCTTCAACTTGGATATGTATCTTGGTTAAGcgtttaaaataattaaatgtcaCCACTTACCTTTTTACTTAATGAGTtatctatcccccccccccaaaaaaaaatgttgtcttcttactcatcatcatcatcatcatcatcatcatcatcatcatcattttcttcttcttcttcttcttcttcttctactGCATTAAAGGTTAACCCAGTGTGCCGAGTGTCTTCAGCGTGTGTTGCGCGAATACAGGATTTTCCTCCTGAAACTCTTTCTGATTATCCATCTCGTGATTAAAATACGCCATTAAACTGGCCGCAGAAAGGAAACTCAAAACGTTAAACCTGTTCGCTCTCCTGTCTTCAGTGCATGAGGAACATCTTACTTATATGAGATAGTACTCATTAGAACGCTCGTCAGGGTTACTTTGAATGCCGGTCGTAATAAGAATATAAAACACAACAACTAACATAAGAAGGAAAAGTGCGAATAAGAAAAAATGCacattcagtgtgtgtgtgtgtgtgtgtgtgtgtgtgtgtgtgtgttgttttaaaagaatataaaaatgtctccACTGAGAATTTTTGGGGTTCTCAGTCCTTTCTAACCCAGTTTGAACTGCGTTGTAAATTTTAGCTTGAGTAACTGTTAGATTTTACCGTGCTTTGCTTAGATCCTTTGTATTTTCGGTATTAATTATAAAATCTAAGAATTGTAATGccataaaatattatttattatttaaattgttCCTCTAAAAGGAAGaatacaaatgtaaaaaaactaGTTAGGTTTAACTTAGTGCGCTTGCAATATTAAGTCTTGTAAATAGGCCACAGAATAATACATTTcgcaataatataaaaaataatgttatCATAAACAAAAAGTTAATAGactacttttttaaaaaacaatctTTAAAATACACTTGACATTTGTTAAActttgtattattatttcagTTTGCTATCGAGTTTAAAATGTATCCAGCTATAACGTTTATTGATGTTCTATATAATATTATTAGGGAAACAGTTTTCGCGCAACATATTGTAACATTTGGCCATGTAATACCAGGAGTGGGAAACCGGTACATTGTTAATTGTCCCTTGCAAATAGGAGCATATCCGAGGAAACGCCTCACAGATAGGTCGCAGAAACCATGGGATGGAGTCCAGGGGCTTGTGTCACTCGCCCATATGCCATGTACCGCGTCTAGCTGCGTCTACCTGCCGGCATTCAGCGTTTTCACGCTCATGAGTATTAAATACGATTGGTCAGTGACCTGACCATCCGTTTTCTTTGGTATGAATCGTAAACACCATTTGATAAAAATTCAGTCGGACAGATGGACGTCGACAACTGTAAGTAAAACTGGGTTAATACGCGTCTAAAAGTTTATGCGCTAACAGCAGAACCGTCCATGTTTTGTTGTGCAAAAGGACAAATTGGTCTTGGACTAATATGGGAAAACCGTATGGGCAGGATATAGATTCATAATTATTGTAACTGTttatcagaaaaaaataaacatctgATGCATTTACACGAGAAAACCCATTTAGTTAGCTAAAATGACTGCAAACCTACGTATATTGCACTTATTTCGACTTGTAATATTCACAAAACATGCAACACGTGAGGACTGAGCTAAATTTGATGGTAGCATGTAAATAAAAACCCGGTAAGTCTGACAGGTTTCTCCGAGTAGTCACGGTCAAAAACGGTAACATAGACTTGACTGCTGAAACAACAGCCGTACTGAACTTGGACGTAAGTCTCAAAAACTCAAAGTTACCGGCATGAAAAGTCTCATATAAAGCGGTAATTTAGCAACTTTCATTCATACTTCTGAGGTGGAGGCCCGCTTTGCAAATATATAGCGACCGTTTATATCGGCAAGACGCAGTAAATAGCCTacgtaaaataaatatattgggaACTTTTTCTTTTACTGAAACTCGTGATCCGCAGTTGATTTTGCTATGTAGACTGTTTAGGAAGAAAAATACCAAAGGTGACTGACGCCGCAAGGGAGCGAGCACAATTTAATCAAACAACTTTGTattatctttttaaaaataatttttattttactttctgCGTGGTCCAGGAAAGGCAAATGCATTCTGAAATCATCTAGTTTTAAAAGATATAAAACATAAAcagttttaaaaacaaaaggacATCACCTTAACAAGCCTTTaatttaagtttatttttaaatactggtGTCTGCTGAATTTGAATTAGACAGTTATAATTATAACCGCATATATTTAGAATGAATAAGCCCTCGGTGAAGTGCAATGCATAGTAAGAGAACAAGCTTTTATGATACTTCAGCGCCATCTTCTGGGACTAATAACATAATCTACACGGCCcaaattcttaaaaaaaaaaaaaacgaaacgaAATGGCACATTATACAAATTACATAAATGACGTTATAGGCGTGTTGTGTTTTATGCTGGTTCTGTATGTAACTGCACTTTTCTGTGACACAAAGTGTCCCAGGCATACGAAGAAAAAATCTCATTGATGAATTATGTTTCTTTCATCACCTGACTTTAACTTGGCGGGTTATGTCACTTTTCCCATGATTCCTTCTCTTTTCTGTAGCAGTTGCCGTCGAACTTTAGTTAACTTTCCCAGCACAATATTACTGCCACAGTTTCTACTAAATGGGACTTAAAGAACAAAGGTATGCGGTTATACTGGAGATGTATACGTGAAGTTCTTCAAagttctattattattattattattattattaatttttagtagtagtagtaatagtagtagtagtagttggAGGAGTAGcacttttgttgttgttattgctgtTGCTGCATAGGCGTATACTAATAGCCCCCTATTTCCGTGTTAattcatttacttttattttaatttattgcgGGGCTGCCACCACTTTGAAATTCGCTGCTCTGATGATATAAccgaaatatttaaaaagtttttaaaagagTATGTTAATATagtttaaataataagcaaaTGATTTAACTTTGAATTTGATATGTATTTGCTTTGAAGCGATAATTTACCATGTGGCTCTGACATGCACTGTTTGTGAGCCCGACACGGTTTTTCATGGCTGCAATGCTGTAAGAATACATGCAAATGATATAGTTCTTGACAGGCAGCAGATCATACGCGCAGTTTTCGCGAGGCCATCGTGACACGCCATCACTCTAGCCTGCTCTGTAGAGTATAAGTATTCCTGAACTGTCCGAGATTTGAAAGGTATCTGCTTTTGTGTTTGCGGTTAACGAAGCGCCATTATAGCTGCTCTGTATGACAATTTTGCTGTGGGACAGATGAAAATGATTTCCATTGTAATGAAGAATGCAGATTCTCAACGAGTAAAAGTCTTAAAAGTATATATTCACAGTAAAATCATcggcctattattattattattattattattttattattatcatcaccatcatcattataataataataattattattattattataatcgtgaataataataataataataataataataataataatagcagttTGTGGGGTACAGTTATTTTCTTGCACTTCCAGGGTTGTGAGATTCCTCATTGCGATGTCCCGGTACCGTGTAGGCCACCTGACACACTTGCAGTGCGATTTGTATTAGTCGCTGAATTGTTGTGTGTATGTAAAGTTTCTAAAAGACCCAGCCTGGTTGTATGTGCTGTCTGGGTCATGATTCCTGAAAACTGGGATCCTAAACTGAAAACCGATAAT from Paramormyrops kingsleyae isolate MSU_618 chromosome 16, PKINGS_0.4, whole genome shotgun sequence carries:
- the LOC111843660 gene encoding POU domain, class 3, transcription factor 3-B-like, producing the protein MATAASNPYLPGNSILSSGSIVHSDSGASGMQPGSAAVTSVSGGYRGDPTVKMVQSDFMQGAMATSNGGHMLSHAHQWVTSLPHAAAAAAAAAVAAAEAGSPWSSSPVGMTGSPQQQDVKNNSGRDDLHTGTTLHHRPPHLGPHQSHPGAWGGTTAAHIPSIAAGQQQQSLIYSQPGGFTVNGMLNPPGSQSLVHPGLVRGDTPELDHGNHHHHHHHQHQHHQQQHHGATNSHEPHSDEDTPTSDDLEQFAKQFKQRRIKLGFTQADVGLALGTLYGNVFSQTTICRFEALQLSFKNMCKLKPLLNKWLEEADSSTGSPTSIDKIAAQGRKRKKRTSIEVSVKGALESHFLKCPKPSAQEITSLADSLQLEKEVVRVWFCNRRQKEKRMTPPGVPQTPEDVYSQVGNGHFLVDYLKDASLTGPSETSDQRVTTTSSFHQQNRTRIREKTLIFES